GGATTCCATGATAAGAAATCCCAGGGCAACCAGGGCTGAGTGCAGTGATGTGGCTAACGCTGTGCTTGACGGAGCAGATGCCCTTATGCTTTCAGGTGAGACAGCGCAAGGTAAATATCCTGTAGAAGCAGTTCAAACGATGGCTAAAATAATAGAGAGAACGGAAAAGGATCCCCTCTTTTGGTCCATTACTTCCAACAAGGGCTATGAAAATATAAAGCGCATATCTGACGCTGTAGGAAACGCAGCAGTGATGATAGCAAAGAGAATGGATGCCCATGGTATTTTGTGCATGACCCAAAGTGGAAGTACTGCCCAGATAATCAGTAAGTACAGGCCTAAATCTAAAATAATAGGTGCTACCCCTTCTGAAAAGATTTACAGAAAGCTGGGGCTTGTATGGGGAGTGCACCCCCTTAAGGTCAGCAAGGAAGAGAACCTGGAAAATGCTATAACTGCAGGGATCGAAAGGGCCTTGGAAGAAGGAATGTTGAATGAGGGAGACTTGGTAGTGGTTACTGCAGGAGTGCCGGTTGGCATATCTGGTACCACCAATATCATTGAGGTGGTTTCTGTGGGACAGATATTACTAAAGGGTATGTCGATAATGAAGAAAGTGGCCTGCGGGAAGGTGGTTACGGCACTTGATGGGGCAGAGGCTGCAATGAAGATTTCCTATGGAGACATATTGGTATGTAGGCAAACCGATAAGGGGTTCGTCGAAGCGGCCAAGAAAGCGTCTGCAATAATAGCGGAAGAGGGAGGGCTTACCAGCCATGCAGCCATTTTATCACTGGAGCTGAGGATTCCTTGTATTGTGAGTGCCAAATCAGCCATGACGGTCCTGGAGGATGGTATGATAGTTACAGTTGATGGTAATAGAGGGATAGTATATAGGGGTAGGGTCCATTTGGAATCGAAAGGCAATAAATCGGATGAATCAGGGGAGAATGTTGCTGGAAGATAAAGAAACATTGGTGATAGTAGAGTGGTTGGCCCAGAAAAATCTTAATAAAAGAAACCACAGCGGGGTATGGATTAAAAGCGAAGTTAACGTTGATAATGTGGTTTCATGGGCCAGCTTGCCTAATACTGGGAGGAGGCAAAGTGCTGTTATAATCCCATATGTAAAAGGTTTAAAAGGGAAAGATGCGTTGCTTCTGATAGAGAAGAGCAAAAAACTGAGGCACCACGCTGGTCAAATGGCGTTCCCTGGAGGTGCCCGAGAGGACAAGGACGTAACTCCCCTGGATACTGCTTTGAGAGAGTTACATGAAGAGGTTGGCATTTCTCCCGAAAGGGTAGAAGTGGTGGAGGCGTTACCGAAGGAATATGTGTATAGCAGTGATTTCGTGATTTATCCATATCTTGCTTATATAGACGGAGAGGATTTGTTTGGTTCCATAACGTTGGATGAAGAGGAACTGGCTGCTGCAGTACTGGTCGACATTAAAAGGTTGCCTGTGCCTCCCAAGTTTCGCTGGAAGAGAACTCTCCAAGGAGTGATAGTTTATCCTGAATTCTATTTGAGTCCAGAAAGAACGGTGTGGGGTGCTACAGCACGAATGTTGTGGCGGTTTTTGAGACGATATTATTATGAACGCAGGTGAGCCATGTCTTTAATAGGAGCCCATATGTCCATAGCGGGCGGTCTGTGGAAAGCCATAGAAAGAGGAGAACTGTTGGGTTGTGAAGCAATCCAGATCTTTACCAAGAACCAGCTGCAATGGTATTCGTCCCCCTTGCCCCAACACATTGCAGAAAGGTTTCTGTTGGTCTGGAGTCGTAGCCATATCCGCAAGGTAGTGGCTCATGCTTCTTATTTGATTAATTTGGCTGGGGACGAGGGAGTAAGAAGGAAGAGTATAGAGTCCTTGGTTCAGGAGGTAAAAAGGTGTGATCAACTTGGAATTGACGAGTTGGTTTTACACCCTGGATCCCACAGGGGAAAAGGGGTAGAAGAAGGGCTCAGATTGCTTTCTGAAGCTTTGCGTGATGTGCTTGTCAGGACTGAGGAGACCAGGGTTAGGATTCTTCTTGAAACCATGGCAGGAACTGGAGATGGTTTAGGTTCCACTCTTGAGGAGCTGGAATGGGTTTTGAATTTCATGGATAGGGATCCCAGACTTGGTGTGTGCGTCGACACTTGTCATGTTTTTGCTTCTGGTTATGAGTTGCGCACGGCCTTTGCGTATGAGAAGCTTGTGCAGAAGTTGGAGAAGATGTTCGGACTGGAAAGGATAGGATGTTGGCATCTTAATGACAGCAAGGAAGGACGAGGAAGCAAAAAGGACAGGCACCACCATATTGGAGAGGGTGAAATAGGAGAGCAAGTTTTCGCCAGGATAGTAAGCGACCCTAGATGGGAAGATGTGCCCTGTATCTTGGAAACGCCGAAAGAAAATGGATCAGATGTACGGAATCTGACCTTGTTGAGGAAGATGAGAGGCTCTTAATTCGCTAAGGAAGTGGAGGGGGGAATATGTTTAGCTTCCCAGAACTTGTAATCCGTCTTGATAAGATAAGAGAGAACGCAAAGAAAGTGGCAGGGGTGTGCTCCGAAAGAGGCATAGCTGTTTGGGGAGTGACAAAGGGGCTTTCTGGCAACGTGGAAGTGGCAAAAGCTATGTTGGAGGGCGGGTGCACCGGAATTGCGGACAGCCGCATGAAAAATATAGTTGAAATGAAGGAATCCGGCATCAATGGCCCCTTTATGCTTTTGCGGTTACCGATGTTAAGTGAACTAGATCTAGTCGCAAGATATGTGGATATAACGTTGATTTCAATGAAGGAGACCATATTCCTTTTGGAGGAAGCCTGCAAGAAGGCGAAGAGAAAATGTGAAGCCATAGTCATGGTGGACGTAGGAGATTTAAGGGAAGGCATTTGGCCCGATGAGGCCGAAGATATAGGAATGGCTTTTAGGGAATGCGAATTCCTCAAGTTTGCGGGCGTGGGGACCAATCTGGGCTGTCTTTCGGGGGTCATACCGACCAGGGAGAATTTGTCGATGCTCGTGGAAACGGGAAAGAAGATAGCTGATGTGGCTGGAAGCTCCCTTAAGTATGTTTCAGGGGGAGGGACATCTTCCCTGAAGTTGGTTGAGGATGGCCTTATGCCTTCAGAGGTGAACCAACTTAGGATAGGTGAGGCCATACTTTTGGGCACAGATGTAACTAGAAACAGAGAGATTCCCTATCTTTCCAACGATGCAATAGAGGTGCGCGCTGAAATAATCGAGTGTAGGAGAAAACCAACTAAACCTATAGGAGAGATAGGAGCAGACGCATTTGGGAACGTTCCTCATTTCGAAGACAAGGGTATAAGGTTACGAGCTATTGCGGCCATAGGAAGGCAAGATATAAGATTAGAAGGGCTGACTGTTTTAGATTCGGGGTTGGAGATAATAGGTGCGTCAAGTGATCACCTTACCATGGATGCAGAAGGCGCCAAGCACAGGCTTAAAGTGGGAGATATAGTGCGCTTTAGACCTGATTACGGGGCAATGCTGGCAGCCTCCACATCTCGTTACGTAAGAGTTAGAATTGTCTAGGATGTTTGGATAGAAACAGAGAGAAAATATAGTCGAGGTACAACATGTTTTTTGATATGATTCATTGGCGTGATTTCCTGGATATAGCCATAATAGCCTTTATTTTCTACAGGGCACTACTGCTCCTTGTGGACACCAGGGCCATGCAGCTGGTGAAGGGGCTTATAGTGTTGGGGCTGATAGCGGCTTTAGCCAGGTTAGTGCATCTTGAGGCACTCTCTTGGGTGCTAGGCAGGTTGTTCGGGGTAATCGTAATAGCCATTCCCATTGTGTTCCAGCCGGAATTGAGGCGCATGCTGGAGGAGTTGGGGAGAGGTAACATCCTTAGGAGAAAACAGGCAGAGGAAAGGGCAGGCCAGCTGACGGACGAGGTTACCCGCGCTTTGGAGTATTTAAGGAGTCAGAAAATAGGTGCGATCTTGGTTTTTCAAAGAGATACGGGACTAAAAGATTTTTGGAGGTCCGCCGTTAAGCTAAACGGCGAAATTTCGGAGGATTTGATTGTAACCATATTTTGGCCTGGTACACCGCTTCATGATGGGGCAGTCATTCTGGACAGGGAAAAGATCATTGCCGCTGCTTGTTATTTGCCTTTGACCGAAAACAGCAACCTCTCTAGATGGATAGGGACAAGGCATAGAGCAGCATTGGGCATAACGGAAGTATCTGATGCCATGGCTCTTGTAGTATCAGAAGAAAGAGGAGAAGTTGCCCTTGCAATAAACGGGCATTTATCTAGGAGACTAAGGGAAGATCAGATCCGGAGGTTGCTCCTTCACTACTTTTCCGCCATGCCGAGGCGGTCTAGTCCTTGGTGGGAAACTCTCAAAAAAGAACTGAGAAACCTATGGCCTGCAAAGGAAAGCGACAGGAAGGAAAAGGAAAATGCTAAAGGAAATTGATCGCTTACTTTCATCCAGAACGTTCCTGAAGGTGATTTCTCTGTTAATGGCCATCGCCATTTGGTATTATGTGGCCTCCGACAGGACATCGGAGACTGTACGAACCTTTTCTTTCCCAATAGAATACCTTAATGCTCCGGCGGAATATGCCATTAATAGCAACATCAGAAGCGTTGAGGTTCAGGTTGCTGCAAGTAGAGAGCTCTTCCTTGGCGAGAGTTGGTCTGGGATAGCATGCCAAGCGGACCTAAAGGGATTAGGACCTGGTAAGCATATTGTACCCGTGAAGGTTATATTACCTTCTGGATTTAAATTGATAAACATTTCTCCAGTGTCCATTGAGGTAAATATAATTAAGACACAAAGCAAGGATGTGCCTGTGAGGTTGAAGCTCTTGGGTGAACTCCCTCCGGAGTACACCCTGGAAGAAGTTGAAATGGAGCCTGAGAAAATAACTATAAAGGGACCGGAGGACATAATTAATAGCATATCTGAGGCATATGTGGAAGCAAGCTTTGAAATGCTTAAGGACAGGAACACTTTGGTTTTGCCTGTCAGGGTCAAAAGCGCTACTGAGGGATCATCGGAACTTCTTATGGAGCCACCCAAGGTCAAGGTAAACTATGTGCTTACAAAGGGAACTCCTAAGAAGACGGTGCCAATTTCTGTAAATATAGAGGGGAAACTAGATCAGGATTATGATATAAAGAGCATTACCGTTGAGCCTGGCACCGGCGTTGTGGAAGGCTCAATGGATGCTATTAGGGCAATAAGAGAGATAGTGGTGCCGGTCAACGTCGAAGGACTCAAAAAGACTACTAGTCTGAACGTGCCCTTGCCTGAAAATTACAGGGGAGCAAGAATCAAGTTCCCGAACACGATAACCGTTAACTTGGCGATAGAGCCCAAGGTGGTCAGGCGTACTTACGATAACGTTCTCATAGTGATCAAAGGCAAAAGTATTTATCCTTCATGGGGAGTAAAGCCGGAAATTGCTTCGGTTACAGTAGAAGGGCTTCCCTCCGTTGTAGAGAACGAACATGAATTACCAGTGGAGCTTTACGTGGATGTCACCAATTTGGTATCCACCGAACTCAGAGTGCCATTACAATACAAGGTTCTAAAACCGCAAGTTAAAGTAATTTCCTTAGAACCTTCCACAGTCACTGTGTTTGCTAACATGGAGTGAAATAAGTTCCGAAGAGGTGAATGATGTGGATAAGAAACATAGCATAAGGTGCCTTTTTGGCACCGATGGAGTGAGAGATGTTGCAAATCGCGGCTTTATGACCCCTGAAATGGTTTTGAGGCTAGGAAGAGCCTATGTCCTATACCTAATAGAAAAAAAGGGAAATTCTAAGCCTACTATTGTGGTGGGAAGGGATCCTAGGCACTCAGGCAAGATGCTTGAGTCGGCCCTTATATCCGGAATGGTGTCGGCAGGGGCAAACGTCATAACGCTGGGTATAATACCTACTCCCGGAGTAAGTTACATGGTTAAAAAGCTGGGAGCAAGTGGAGGGGCGGTGGTGAGTGCTTCCCACAACCCTCCAGAATATAATGGGGTCAAATTTTTGGATGAAGAAGGATGTAAGCTTCTTGATGAGTCCGAGGCAGAAGTGGAAGAATACATAGGTGACAGCCTCAACGATGATTGGAGGCCCACAGGTGCTTCAATAGGTACGATTGAAGAAATCTCCGATGCATGGCTGGAATATGCTAAATGGATGGTGAGCCTTTTTGAAAGTTCTGCTTTCGAAGGGCGGAAATTGCTAGTGGATTGTGCCAACGGAGCGGCGGCAGAGCCTGCAAAGGCGGTTTTTAACAGCATGGGTTGCGAAGTTGATTTCTTGGGGATAAGCCAAGATGGGTTGAGCATAAATGAGCGTTCAGGTGTCATGCACTTGCGCAACTTGGCAGAAAAGGTTACAGAAGGTGGTTATGACTTTGGAATAGCCTACGATGGTGACGCGGATAGAACGTTGATAGTGGACTCGAAGGGGCGTACGATAGATGGAGACATCATGTTATGGGTCCTTGCCAGGTGGCTCAAAAAGTCTCATGCTCTCGGTGCAGGAGTTGTAGCGACTGTGATGAGCAACATGGCCCTTGAGGAACACCTGAAAGGGGAGGATATATCCGTTTATCGCTCCAACGTAGGTGACAGGTATGTAATGGAGACGATGAACAAATACGGCTCCCTTTTGGGAGGAGAACAGTCTGGCCATGTAATCATAAAAAAGTTCGCTTCAACAGGGGATGGACTTCTCACTTCCCTGGCATTTGTTAACGCGTGTTTTCTTTTGGGCGAGGAGATATCTTCTCTTGTCGATAGGTTCCATCGCTATCCTCAATTATTGAGAAACGTCCCATCCGAGAAAAAAGAAAAGATTATGGAAGATCCGGAGTTGTGGGAAACCATAAGACAAATAGAGGAAGAAATGAAAGGAATCGGTAGAGTCCTTGTGCGCCCATCTGGCACAGAGCCTCTGGTGAGGGTTTTAGTGGAGGCAAAGGATAATTCTGTGTTGGAATTGTATGCTAAGAGAGTAATTGATGCCATCCTGAAAAGTTCGGCGAAAGCTTGAAGGAGGATCACCATGGAGAAAGAAGAGGTTTCTGTTAAGACTTGCCTTTTTCCTGTGGCGGGTTTGGGTACCAGGTTTCTTCCTGCTACCAAGGAGATCCCTAAGGAGATGCTACCAGTTTTAGACAAACCTGTAATAGCGTACGGTGTGGAGGAGGCAGTTTCATCAGGCTGCAAGAAGATGATTTTTGTCACGTCAAAGGGGAAAAATTCGATCTTGGATTATTTTGATCGAAACCTTGAATTGGAAAGAGAACTCGAGAGAAGAGGGAAAAAAGATCTGGTGGAAGAGATAAAACGTATTTCGGAGGGGATCGAATGCGCTTCGGTGCGTCAAAGCCAACCGTTAGGCTTGGGACACGCAGTCCTGATGGGCGAACCCTTTTGTGATGAACCCTTTTTTGGAGTCATACTGCCCGATGACATCATGGTCTCCTCTGAAGGATCCCGACCAGTTTTGAGACAGCTTGTCGATGTATGTGAGGTGCGAAAGGCTTCCGTCGTGGCTTTGATGGAGGTTCCACCTTCGGAAACTAACAGGTACGGTATAGTAGAGATTGATCAAACCATTGGGGATGGCCTTTTCTCAATAAAGGGAATGGTAGAAAAACCGTCCCCAGAGGAAGCTCCTAGCAACTTTGCCATAATGGGGCGATACGTCCTTTCTTCGAGGATATTTGAGCATATTAGAAAATGCGCTCCTGGCGCAGGAGGAGAATATCAACTTACTGATGCCATAAGATCCCTCCTGGAAGAGGAGCCTGTTTACGGTCTTGTTTTTTCTGGCAAACGGTACGATTGTGGCACCAAGGAAGCTTGGCTTAGAACCAACGTTGCTTTGGCCTTGAGGGATGAAGCATTGAGGTCCATAGTATTGGAGGAGGTGAAAAAAGTAGAGGAAAATTGTAAGTGAGATTTAAGCAAGGTAAATTGAAGTTGGGATGAGTTTTAAGCGCCTGGACTGGTATAGGCCAGTTGACGAGGGCTGGGATTTTCGAGGATTCGGCGGGTGTCCCAGGGGTTGAGGAGATCAGCCCAGAAAGCCGTTTTACAAAACCACGGAGTGATCTGTGGGACAAAAAAAGCGGCAATCTCCTTTTTTGAGTCAACCTGGAAGGAGTGACTTAAGCATAGATGTGTGGAATTGTTGGATATGTAGGAGATAAAAATGCTTCTTGCGTCATATTGGATAGTTTGAGACGGCTTGAGTACAGAGGATATGACTCCGCTGGCATGGCCATAGATGGTGCGGATGGTATAGAAATATACAAAGAAGTGGGTAAGGTTGCCGATTTGGCGAAGCTCGTTGAGGGTAAAAACCCCAACGCCAAAAGAGGCATAGGTCACACTAGGTGGGCTACCCATGGCGGTGTCACCCTTTTGAACGCACATCCTCACAGCGATAGAAATGGGCAGTTTGCTTTGGTTCACAATGGAATTATCGAGAATTACATGGACATAAAGGAACAACTTCAACGTGAGGGAGTGGCCTTCAAGTCGGAGACGGACACGGAAGTAATAGTACATTTGCTCTCTAATTATTACGACGAAATGAAAGATATGGTCGAGGCGATGGTCAAACTACAGGAAACCTTGTCTGGATCCTATGCTTTGGCTGTAATTCGAAAGGGAGACGATAGGAAAATTTATTGTGTCCGCAGGGGATCTCCTCTAGTTTTAGGCCTGGGAGAAGGAGAAACGTTCTGTGCGTCTGATGTTCCTGCTTTTCTGCCATATACTAGATCCGTTGTATACCTGGAAGAAGGAGAGATAGCTGAACTGAGGCCAGATGGAGTTACAGTTTGGAACAGCAAGGGAGAGTTGGTGAGCAAAGACGTACATACTGTGGAGTGGGATGTGACCATGGCCGAAAAGGCGGGGCATTCCCACTACATGCACAAAGAAATTCATGAGCAGGGAATGGTTTTGAGAACCACGTTGAAGGGTCGTATCTCTGATGGAAGGGTT
The DNA window shown above is from Thermovirga lienii DSM 17291 and carries:
- a CDS encoding alanine racemase domain protein (PFAM: Alanine racemase, N-terminal domain~COGs: COG3457 amino acid racemase~InterPro IPR001608~KEGG: aco:Amico_0736 alanine racemase domain protein~PFAM: alanine racemase domain protein~SPTR: Amino acid racemase); protein product: MFSFPELVIRLDKIRENAKKVAGVCSERGIAVWGVTKGLSGNVEVAKAMLEGGCTGIADSRMKNIVEMKESGINGPFMLLRLPMLSELDLVARYVDITLISMKETIFLLEEACKKAKRKCEAIVMVDVGDLREGIWPDEAEDIGMAFRECEFLKFAGVGTNLGCLSGVIPTRENLSMLVETGKKIADVAGSSLKYVSGGGTSSLKLVEDGLMPSEVNQLRIGEAILLGTDVTRNREIPYLSNDAIEVRAEIIECRRKPTKPIGEIGADAFGNVPHFEDKGIRLRAIAAIGRQDIRLEGLTVLDSGLEIIGASSDHLTMDAEGAKHRLKVGDIVRFRPDYGAMLAASTSRYVRVRIV
- a CDS encoding YbbR family protein (PFAM: YbbR-like protein~COGs: COG4856 conserved hypothetical protein~InterPro IPR012505~KEGG: aco:Amico_0738 YbbR family protein~PFAM: YbbR family protein~SPTR: YbbR family protein): MLKEIDRLLSSRTFLKVISLLMAIAIWYYVASDRTSETVRTFSFPIEYLNAPAEYAINSNIRSVEVQVAASRELFLGESWSGIACQADLKGLGPGKHIVPVKVILPSGFKLINISPVSIEVNIIKTQSKDVPVRLKLLGELPPEYTLEEVEMEPEKITIKGPEDIINSISEAYVEASFEMLKDRNTLVLPVRVKSATEGSSELLMEPPKVKVNYVLTKGTPKKTVPISVNIEGKLDQDYDIKSITVEPGTGVVEGSMDAIRAIREIVVPVNVEGLKKTTSLNVPLPENYRGARIKFPNTITVNLAIEPKVVRRTYDNVLIVIKGKSIYPSWGVKPEIASVTVEGLPSVVENEHELPVELYVDVTNLVSTELRVPLQYKVLKPQVKVISLEPSTVTVFANME
- a CDS encoding Endonuclease IV (PFAM: Xylose isomerase-like TIM barrel~TIGRFAM: apurinic endonuclease (APN1)~COGs: COG0648 Endonuclease IV~InterPro IPR001719: IPR018246: IPR012307~KEGG: aco:Amico_0735 apurinic endonuclease Apn1~PFAM: Xylose isomerase domain-containing protein TIM barrel~PRIAM: Deoxyribonuclease IV (phage-T(4)-induced)~SMART: AP endonuclease family 2~SPTR: Probable endonuclease 4;~TIGRFAM: apurinic endonuclease Apn1~manually curated), yielding MSLIGAHMSIAGGLWKAIERGELLGCEAIQIFTKNQLQWYSSPLPQHIAERFLLVWSRSHIRKVVAHASYLINLAGDEGVRRKSIESLVQEVKRCDQLGIDELVLHPGSHRGKGVEEGLRLLSEALRDVLVRTEETRVRILLETMAGTGDGLGSTLEELEWVLNFMDRDPRLGVCVDTCHVFASGYELRTAFAYEKLVQKLEKMFGLERIGCWHLNDSKEGRGSKKDRHHHIGEGEIGEQVFARIVSDPRWEDVPCILETPKENGSDVRNLTLLRKMRGS
- a CDS encoding UDP-glucose pyrophosphorylase (PFAM: Nucleotidyl transferase~TIGRFAM: UTP-glucose-1-phosphate uridylyltransferase~COGs: COG1210 UDP-glucose pyrophosphorylase~InterPro IPR005835: IPR005771~KEGG: tai:Taci_0840 UTP-glucose-1-phosphate uridylyltransferase~PFAM: Nucleotidyl transferase~SPTR: UTP-glucose-1-phosphate uridylyltransferase;~TIGRFAM: UTP-glucose-1-phosphate uridylyltransferase); this translates as MEKEEVSVKTCLFPVAGLGTRFLPATKEIPKEMLPVLDKPVIAYGVEEAVSSGCKKMIFVTSKGKNSILDYFDRNLELERELERRGKKDLVEEIKRISEGIECASVRQSQPLGLGHAVLMGEPFCDEPFFGVILPDDIMVSSEGSRPVLRQLVDVCEVRKASVVALMEVPPSETNRYGIVEIDQTIGDGLFSIKGMVEKPSPEEAPSNFAIMGRYVLSSRIFEHIRKCAPGAGGEYQLTDAIRSLLEEEPVYGLVFSGKRYDCGTKEAWLRTNVALALRDEALRSIVLEEVKKVEENCK
- a CDS encoding phosphoglucosamine mutase (PFAM: Phosphoglucomutase/phosphomannomutase, alpha/beta/alpha domain II; Phosphoglucomutase/phosphomannomutase, alpha/beta/alpha domain III; Phosphoglucomutase/phosphomannomutase, C-terminal domain; Phosphoglucomutase/phosphomannomutase, alpha/beta/alpha domain I~TIGRFAM: phosphoglucosamine mutase~COGs: COG1109 Phosphomannomutase~InterProIPR005844: IPR005845: IPR005846: IPR005843: IPR 006352: IPR005841~KEGG: aco:Amico_0739 phosphoglucosamine mutase~PFAM: phosphoglucomutase/phosphomannomutase alpha/beta/alpha domain I; phosphoglucomutase/phosphomannomutase alpha/beta/alpha domain II; phosphoglucomutase/phosphomannomutase alpha/beta/alpha domain III; phosphoglucomutase/phosphomannomutase~SPTR: Phosphoglucosamine mutase;~TIGRFAM: phosphoglucosamine mutase) is translated as MDKKHSIRCLFGTDGVRDVANRGFMTPEMVLRLGRAYVLYLIEKKGNSKPTIVVGRDPRHSGKMLESALISGMVSAGANVITLGIIPTPGVSYMVKKLGASGGAVVSASHNPPEYNGVKFLDEEGCKLLDESEAEVEEYIGDSLNDDWRPTGASIGTIEEISDAWLEYAKWMVSLFESSAFEGRKLLVDCANGAAAEPAKAVFNSMGCEVDFLGISQDGLSINERSGVMHLRNLAEKVTEGGYDFGIAYDGDADRTLIVDSKGRTIDGDIMLWVLARWLKKSHALGAGVVATVMSNMALEEHLKGEDISVYRSNVGDRYVMETMNKYGSLLGGEQSGHVIIKKFASTGDGLLTSLAFVNACFLLGEEISSLVDRFHRYPQLLRNVPSEKKEKIMEDPELWETIRQIEEEMKGIGRVLVRPSGTEPLVRVLVEAKDNSVLELYAKRVIDAILKSSAKA
- a CDS encoding NUDIX hydrolase (PFAM: NUDIX domain~InterPro IPR000086~KEGG: aco:Amico_0734 NUDIX hydrolase~PFAM: NUDIX hydrolase~SPTR: NUDIX hydrolase); amino-acid sequence: MNQGRMLLEDKETLVIVEWLAQKNLNKRNHSGVWIKSEVNVDNVVSWASLPNTGRRQSAVIIPYVKGLKGKDALLLIEKSKKLRHHAGQMAFPGGAREDKDVTPLDTALRELHEEVGISPERVEVVEALPKEYVYSSDFVIYPYLAYIDGEDLFGSITLDEEELAAAVLVDIKRLPVPPKFRWKRTLQGVIVYPEFYLSPERTVWGATARMLWRFLRRYYYERR
- a CDS encoding protein of unknown function DUF147 (PFAM: DisA bacterial checkpoint controller nucleotide-binding~TIGRFAM: TIGR00159 family protein~COGs: COG1624 conserved hypothetical protein~InterPro IPR014046: IPR003390~KEGG: aco:Amico_0737 protein of unknown function DUF147~PFAM: protein of unknown function DUF147~SPTR: Putative uncharacterized protein), producing MFFDMIHWRDFLDIAIIAFIFYRALLLLVDTRAMQLVKGLIVLGLIAALARLVHLEALSWVLGRLFGVIVIAIPIVFQPELRRMLEELGRGNILRRKQAEERAGQLTDEVTRALEYLRSQKIGAILVFQRDTGLKDFWRSAVKLNGEISEDLIVTIFWPGTPLHDGAVILDREKIIAAACYLPLTENSNLSRWIGTRHRAALGITEVSDAMALVVSEERGEVALAINGHLSRRLREDQIRRLLLHYFSAMPRRSSPWWETLKKELRNLWPAKESDRKEKENAKGN
- a CDS encoding pyruvate kinase (PFAM: Pyruvate kinase, barrel domain; PEP-utilising enzyme, mobile domain; Pyruvate kinase, alpha/beta domain~TIGRFAM: pyruvate kinase~COGs: COG0469 Pyruvate kinase~InterProIPR018209: IPR015793: IPR015794: IPR008279: IPR 001697~KEGG: tai:Taci_0833 pyruvate kinase~PFAM: Pyruvate kinase barrel; Pyruvate kinase alpha/beta; PEP-utilising protein mobile region~SPTR: Pyruvate kinase;~TIGRFAM: pyruvate kinase); this translates as MKKRVKIVCTLGPSCSKYDVLRNMVQAGMNVARLNFSHGDYESHGRLLDNARRAEKDLGMPIPIMIDTKGPEIRTGTLAGHVPVVLKGGDFLVITTRPTEGNKEKIYVDYPGFVREVAPGRTIFIDDGRISLKVEKILSEEETLCKVVVGGELGENKGVSVPGALNNLPILTKKDINDIKWAISRGADYLALSFVRTREDVLKARKLLEDLDGDLQIISKIETMQAVRNLEEIIEVSDGVMVARGDLGVEIPLEEVPMQQKRIIDLCRFVGKPVIVATQMLDSMIRNPRATRAECSDVANAVLDGADALMLSGETAQGKYPVEAVQTMAKIIERTEKDPLFWSITSNKGYENIKRISDAVGNAAVMIAKRMDAHGILCMTQSGSTAQIISKYRPKSKIIGATPSEKIYRKLGLVWGVHPLKVSKEENLENAITAGIERALEEGMLNEGDLVVVTAGVPVGISGTTNIIEVVSVGQILLKGMSIMKKVACGKVVTALDGAEAAMKISYGDILVCRQTDKGFVEAAKKASAIIAEEGGLTSHAAILSLELRIPCIVSAKSAMTVLEDGMIVTVDGNRGIVYRGRVHLESKGNKSDESGENVAGR